From Paenibacillus graminis:
ATAACCCCTACCCTCTCTTCAAAAATCTTCATTATTGTTCGGTCTGCTTTGTTTGTTCTATAGTACTACTACTTAATTGAAATTCATTTGGTTCCATACAACCGGTCACCGGCATCCCCGAGTCCAGGGACGATATATCCGTGCTCATTCAGATGATCATCCAGCGCAGCAACATAGATATCTACATCCGGGTGGGCGGCTTGTACAGCAGCAACACCTTCCGGAGCGGCAATCAGGTTCATCATCTTGATCTGGGTGCATCCGCGGTTCTTCAGCGAGGTAATTGCGGCAATGGCAGAGCCGCCTGTAGCCAGCATCGGGTCAATCACAATCAATTCGCGTTCCTGGACATCTGTAGGAAGCTTGATATAATATTCGACCGGCTGAAGAGTTTCCGGATCACGGAACAATCCAACATGCCCTACCTTGGCTGCAGGAAGCAGCTTCAGCACGCCTTCTAGCATCCCCAGTCCTGCACGCAGAATCGGAATCAGACCCAGCATTCTTCCGGAGATCACTTTGCTCTGTGTCTCTGCTACCGGCGTCTGCACTGTGATAGTCTCCAGCGGGATGTCCCGCGTAATCTCATATGCCATAAGTGTAGCGACTTCATCAACATGCTCTCTGAACTCTTTCGTATTCGTCCGCACATCGCGAATAAATGTTAATTTGTGCTGAATCAAAGGATGATCGCAAATCACCAATTTTCCCATTCTTGTCCCTCCGGTAATTGTAAGTCTTATTTATAGCCGTAGTAAGCGCTTTTGCTTCTCCCATGGCTAAATCCTGTCTATTATATCATCACCCGGGGTGTATTTCACCTACGAAGGACTGGTTCTGCAGACGCAAATCCGTCTATTGCCAGGTTGAATCTGCAAAGGGTCCAGATCTTTCTCCTTTAATTCAATGATTAACGCGGCTTAGTTTGTGCCATTTTGCTCATTTAATACTTTTCACATTTCTTTCACTATTATTGTTGAAATTTTCATGAACTTTCATAAATATTTCATGAGGATTTTCGACAAATTTATAGCTTTAAATGTGAACATTGTGCAACAAGTAGGCTGGTCTTCGCAAAAAAGCCTCCGCAATACCAGAAATTCCGGTATTGCAGAGGCTATTGATGTCAGGGCTGAAGCTGTCTTCCTTAGTATTGCAAACCCGGATAAATCGGATACTGCTCAGTAAGTGCGGCTACTTCACGGGCAGCCTCGGCGAGTTTCCCTTCATCTTTAGGATTCTTCAATACACTGGCGATGATGCGGCCGATGGTAACCATCGCCTGCTCGTTCATTCCTCGCGAAGTGACTGCAGGTGTACCGATACGGATACCGCTTGTTACAAACGGGCTGGTTGGATCAAACGGAATAGCGTTCTTGTTCACTGTAATACCGATCGAATCAAGAACCTTCTCCGCATCCTTGCCTGTAATATTCAAGTTACGGGTATCGAGCAGCATCAAATGGTTGTCCGTACCGCCGGATACAATGTTAACCCCTTCACCAATCAGTGTCTCTGCCAGCACTTTGGCGTTCTTCACCACATTTTCGGCATAGGTTTTGAATGAAGGCTGAAGAGCTTCACCAAAGGAAACGGCTTTGGAAGCAATCACGTGCATTAACGGTCCGCCCTGGGAGCCGGGGAATACGGCCTTGTCAATCGCCGCCGCCCAAGGCTGTCTGCAGAGAATCATGCCTCCGCGGGGGCCGCGCAGCGTTTTGTGTGTGGTTGTTGTAACAAAATGTGCATGCGGCACGGGGCTCGGATGAAGGCCTGCAGCGACCAGTCCGGCGATATGTGCCATATCTACCATGAACAAGGCGCCTACATCATTCGCAATCGAACCGAGGGCTTCAAAATCAATCGTTCGTGGATACGCGCTTGCTCCGGCTACGATCAATTTTGGACGGTGTTTGAAGGCTGCCTTGCGCACTTCATCATAATCAATCAGGAACGTATCCTCCTGCACGCCATACGCCACAAAATTATACAGCAATCCGGAGGCATTCACCGGGCTGCCGTGCGTCAGATGGCCGCCGTGTGCCAGGTTCATCCCGAGGACAGTGTCGCCGGGATTCAGCGCGGCAAGATAAACCGCCATATTGGCCTGGGCACCGGAATGCGGCTGCACATTGGCATGATCGGCACCGAAGAGCTGCTTGGCACGGTCACGGGCCAGATTCTCCACGATATCCACATCTTCACAACCGCCATAATACCGTTTGCCGGGATACCCTTCGGCATATTTGTTCGTGAGCACAGAACCCATCGCTTCCATTACAGCTTCGCTGACGATATTCTCCGAGGCAATAAGCTCAATGTTAGCACGCTGACGGCTCAGCTCCAGTCCCATCGCTTCCAGTACTGCCGGGTCACTCTTACGCAATTGTTCCATGATTCTTATTTCCTCCCTAGTGCTCTTTAGTTTATGTTGCTTGTGTGAAGACAAACTATAATCAGCAGCATTCCGTCAACCAACTTCGTTTCCTTAGTCGCAGGTCCGTGATCCGCTGGTCTCCGGATTACGGTATACCGCACGTTCCCCGCCGATGAGCGGAGGTCGGCTCCAGGCCGCATTCACCCGGGCGGAGCCAATGTAGCGCAGGCTTGGCCGAAAAGGGACGGCTACCCGGCGCAAATGCATGCCGATCAGCGTCTCGCCGATATCGATGCCGGCATGTGCCTCCACCGTTTCGGCTAGCACAGGATCAGCCATCGAGCGGTACGCAGCGGCAGCCATTGAACCGCCGGCTCCCGGTATCGGCACCGCCGACACTTCCCTGAGTCCCAGCTTATCCAGCAGTGAGCGTTCCATAACCAGCGAACGGTTCAAGTGCTCGCAGCACTGGTATACCGGATGAAATCCCCGTTCCTCCGCGACTTGCACAATTCCCTCCAACAGCTGCTGTGCCACCTCAAGCGCGCCGCCGGTGCCAATACGGACCCCGGCCACCTCACTTGTACTTGCCCCAACAACCAGAATCTTACCGGGCCCCAGCTTCCCGGCTTCTGACAGCTCGCGCACCACAGCAGCGGTTGCAGCCGTTAAAGACAGCTCCGCTCCTGCCGGTTGATCCGCATCCCCGGCTGCATTGCCGGATACCGGATTCACCCGTGAGTCCTGTTTCATGATATGATCCATCACTTAAGCCTCCCTCAAGCAAGTAGAAACGGTTTTGTGGTCCCTTTTTAAGGACGGTACCGTTTCAGTGAGAAATATA
This genomic window contains:
- the upp gene encoding uracil phosphoribosyltransferase, whose product is MGKLVICDHPLIQHKLTFIRDVRTNTKEFREHVDEVATLMAYEITRDIPLETITVQTPVAETQSKVISGRMLGLIPILRAGLGMLEGVLKLLPAAKVGHVGLFRDPETLQPVEYYIKLPTDVQERELIVIDPMLATGGSAIAAITSLKNRGCTQIKMMNLIAAPEGVAAVQAAHPDVDIYVAALDDHLNEHGYIVPGLGDAGDRLYGTK
- the glyA gene encoding serine hydroxymethyltransferase yields the protein MMEQLRKSDPAVLEAMGLELSRQRANIELIASENIVSEAVMEAMGSVLTNKYAEGYPGKRYYGGCEDVDIVENLARDRAKQLFGADHANVQPHSGAQANMAVYLAALNPGDTVLGMNLAHGGHLTHGSPVNASGLLYNFVAYGVQEDTFLIDYDEVRKAAFKHRPKLIVAGASAYPRTIDFEALGSIANDVGALFMVDMAHIAGLVAAGLHPSPVPHAHFVTTTTHKTLRGPRGGMILCRQPWAAAIDKAVFPGSQGGPLMHVIASKAVSFGEALQPSFKTYAENVVKNAKVLAETLIGEGVNIVSGGTDNHLMLLDTRNLNITGKDAEKVLDSIGITVNKNAIPFDPTSPFVTSGIRIGTPAVTSRGMNEQAMVTIGRIIASVLKNPKDEGKLAEAAREVAALTEQYPIYPGLQY
- a CDS encoding TIGR01440 family protein; protein product: MDHIMKQDSRVNPVSGNAAGDADQPAGAELSLTAATAAVVRELSEAGKLGPGKILVVGASTSEVAGVRIGTGGALEVAQQLLEGIVQVAEERGFHPVYQCCEHLNRSLVMERSLLDKLGLREVSAVPIPGAGGSMAAAAYRSMADPVLAETVEAHAGIDIGETLIGMHLRRVAVPFRPSLRYIGSARVNAAWSRPPLIGGERAVYRNPETSGSRTCD